The following coding sequences lie in one Benincasa hispida cultivar B227 chromosome 6, ASM972705v1, whole genome shotgun sequence genomic window:
- the LOC120079220 gene encoding uncharacterized protein LOC120079220: MSSSTIALFKKEKLTSKNYATLKLNLSTILIIDDLRFILTEKCPQVPILNAALNVKDAYDHWTKANEKARVYILASLFDVLNKRHEAMLTACEIIKSLQGMFGQPSIQIQHEALKYVYNARMKEGQSVREHVHDLMVKFNVAKMNEAVIDKQS, encoded by the coding sequence atGTCTTCCTCAACTATCGCTTTATTTAAAAAGGAGAAATTAACTAGCAAAAATTATGCAACATTGAAATTGAACTTGAGTACGATTCTTATTATCGATGATCTGCGGTTTATCTTAACGGAGAAGTGTCCTCAGGTCCCCATTCTAAATGCAGCCTTAAATGTTAAGGATGCATATGATCATTGGACAAAGgccaatgaaaaggcccgagtaTATATCTTGGCGAGTCTATttgatgtacttaataagagGCATGAGGCCATGCTCACTGCTTGTGAGATCATCAAGTCCCTCCAGGGTATGTTTGGGCAACCATCCATTCAAATCCAGCACGAGGCCCTCAAATACGTTTATAATGCACGTATGAAGGAAGGCCAGTcagttagagaacatgttcacGACCTTATGGTCAAGTTCAATGTGGCTAAAATGAACGAGGCGGTCATTGACAAGCAAAGTTAG